A single genomic interval of Megalobrama amblycephala isolate DHTTF-2021 linkage group LG15, ASM1881202v1, whole genome shotgun sequence harbors:
- the cib1 gene encoding calcium and integrin-binding protein 1, producing the protein MGGTASKLPKDLLSEYQELTFLTKQEILLAHKRFAELQGRENGPYSSRVSMEKVLTLPELKSNPFRKRICHVFSTSDMRDGSLSFEDFLDLLSAFSDSATLEIKSHYAFRIFDFDDDGTLDTRDLEKLVNCLTGETDDTRLTAEEMRQLISNILEESDIDKDGTVNLSEFQHVISRSPDFVSSFKIVL; encoded by the exons ATGGGGGGAACCGCGAGTAAGTTGCCGAAAGATCTTCTATCGGAGTATCAG GAGCTTACATTTCTCACAAAGCAAGAAATCTTACT GGCACACAAAAGATTCGCTGAACTCCAGGGCAGAGAAAATGGGCCGTACAGCTCCAGGGTGTCCATGGAGAAGGTCCTTACGCTTCCTGAACTGAAG TCCAACCCCTTCCGGAAAAGGATATGTCACGTCTTCTCGACGTCTGACATGAGGGATGGCAGCTTGAGCTTTGAGGATTTCCTGGACCTCTTGAGTGCCTTCAGTGATTCAGCAACCCTGGAAATCAAGTCCCATTATGCCTTCCGGATCTTTG ACTTTGACGATGACGGTACACTTGATACTAGAGATCTGGAGAAGCTGGTGAACTGTCTGACTGGCGAGACGGACGACACCCGTCTCACTGCAGAGGAGATGAGGCAGCTCATAAGCAAT ATCCTGGAGGAGTCGGACATCGATAAAGACGGAACGGTGAACCTCTCCGAATTTCAGCATGTCATCTCCAGATCTCCAGATTTTGTCAG TTCATTCAAGATTGTGTTGTGA
- the LOC125247519 gene encoding RCC1 domain-containing protein 1 has translation MNWFGFGFSGFGQIRPADVSGQVTCKVITPVLISDVCRSCVVRSDCRLRASWSSRAHVHHADCGSHVCVSGFVSGSSEQVCGDVFTESQGCTDTLICERYLTLNFTDRVECWEIQQPQNKLVWKREQDLSDHTGHSAPLPLVPGGYVMPRPPFFRPLCSKLSAVSLALGTEHAVLLTSDGTVYSWGSGSHGQLGHGALTSQEEPQIVEALWGVPIRAVSAGSWHSASVSTGGDLYMWGWNESGQLGLPSRGLEEEKRRTNSGNTDQTINKDETNQADVFISIQAFPALVDVPNVSEISRISCGSRHTAAVTGTGDLYTWGWGHYGQLGHCTENSTDEPTLVDHFSSHRLCVKDVVCGSWNTFVSAVPKEQPPS, from the exons ATGAACTGGTTTGGTTTTGGTTTCAGTGGTTTTGGTCAGATAAGGCCCGCAGATGTGAGTGGACAGGTCACCTGTAAAGTGATCACACCTGTCCTGATATCAGATGTGTGCAGGTCATGTGTGGTCAGATCAGACTGTAGACTCAGAGCCAGCTGGAGCTCCAGAGCTCACGTGCATCATGCAGACT GTGGCAGTCATGTCTGTGTGTCAGGGTTCGTGTCGGGTTCATCAGAGCAGGTGTGCGGAGACGTTTTCACAGAGAGTCAGGGATGCACAGACACGCTCATCTGTGAAAGATACCTGACGCTCAACTTCACAGACAGAGTGGAATGCTGGGAAATTCAGCAGCCACAAAACAAGCTCGTGTGGAAGAGAGAGCAAGACCTCTCTGACCATACTG GACACAGCGCTCCGCTGCCGTTGGTGCCAGGCGGGTATGTCATGCCCAGACCTCCTTTTTTCCGTCCGCTCTGCTCTAAACTCAGTGCCGTGAGCCTGGCGTTGGGAACCGAACACGCTGTGCTGCTCACTTCAGACGGGACTGTGTATTCCTGGGGATCTGGAAG TCATGGTCAGCTGGGTCACGGCGCTCTGACGTCACAGGAGGAGCCTCAGATAGTGGAGGCGCTGTGGGGCGTCCCGATCCGAGCAGTGTCCGCTGGGAGCTGGCACTCTGCTTCCGTCAGCA CTGGTGGGGACCTGTATATGTGGGGCTGGAATGAAAGCGGGCAGCTCGGTCTGCCATCTAGAGGCCTGGAGGAGGAAAAACGCAGAACAAATAGTG gAAACACTGACCAGAccataaataaagatgaaacaAACCAAGCCGATGTGTTCATTTCAATTCAAGCGTTCCCTGCTCTAGTGGACGTCCCTAATGTGTCAGAGATCAGCAGGATCAGCTGTGGATCCCGTCATACAGCGGCCGTCACAG GTACAGGGGATCTGTACACCTGGGGATGGG GTCATTATGGACAGCTGGGACATTGCACTGAAAATAGCACAGATGAGCCGACGCTGGTGGATCACTTCTCTAGTCACAGATTGTGTGTTAAGGATGTTGTGTGTGGGTCATGGAACACATTTGTGTCCGCTGTGCCAAAAGAACAACCTCCATCCTGA